A DNA window from Arachis hypogaea cultivar Tifrunner chromosome 18, arahy.Tifrunner.gnm2.J5K5, whole genome shotgun sequence contains the following coding sequences:
- the LOC112773047 gene encoding ABC transporter G family member 36: MEGDIANLPRSISRSRSRAASWRDEVFASGRYSRRTMSVNQDEEALIWAAIERLPTYDRLRTSIFQTALDTTADDAAAAAAAARLERREVDVRKLDMNERQQIVDKIFKVAEEDNEKYLIKFRNRLEKVGIRLPTVEVRFQNLTIEADCYVGSRALPTLPNVALNILEAGLSIFGISTTKRRRLTILKNVNGIVKPSRMALLLGPPSSGKTTLLLALAAKLDPELRVEGEVTYNGYKTKEFVPRKTSAYISQNDVHLGEMTVKETFDFSARCQGVGTRYDLLAELARREKDAGIFPEAELDLFMKATAMEGMKSNLITDYTLKILGLDICKDTVVGDDMRRGISGGQRKRVTTGEMIVGPTKTLFMDEISTGLDSSTTYQIVKCLQQVVHITEATILMSLLQPAPETFELFDDIFLIAEGQVVYEGPREHIVEFFESCGFRCPERKGTADFLQEVTSKKDQEQYWADKHRPYRYVTVTEFANKFKQFHVGMQLERELAVPFDKSAGHRAALVFKKYTVPRMKLLKACWDKEWLLIKRNAFVYIFKTGQIVILSIISATVFLRTHMHQRNVSDGTLYIGGILFTLIMNMFNGFAELSLTIARLPTFYKHRDHLFHPTWAYTLPNFLLRLPISIVETVVWVGITYYTIGFAPEASRFFKHLLLTFVVQQMAAGLFRLISGVCRTMIIAFTGGPMMLLILFLLGGFILPKRDIPNWWVWGYWISPLAYAFNAYSANEMLAPRWNHPTSDGSPTIGEAVLNTFDAPKHAYWYWIGLGALLGFTVLFNFLFTLSLIYLDPIGKKQGIIEDESEMEVGGDSREEPRLATRPDPRREVAMQRMMSSQSDASASGNIESATGVAPKRGMVLPFQPLAMSFDSVNYFVDMPLEMRDQGATEDRLQLLREVTGAFRPGVLTALMGVSGAGKTTLMDVLAGRKTGGYVEGDIRISGFPKNQETFARISGYCEQTDIHSPQVTIHESLIYSAFLRLPKEVSHDEKMKFVEEVMDLVELNSLKDAIVGLPGVTGLSTEQRKRLTIAVELVANPSIIFMDEPTSGLDARAAAIVMRTVRNTVDTGRTVVCTIHQPSIDIFEAFDELLLMKRGGQVIYAGPLGRNSHKIIEYFEAIEGVPKIKEMYNPATWMLEVSSIAAEVRLGMDFADYYKSSSLYQRNKALVNELSTPPPGANDLYFPTQYSQSTWGQFTSCIWKQWITYWRSPDYNLVRFFFTLVTALMVGTIFWRVGTKRNSSGDLSKILGAMFGAVMFVGINNCQTVQPVVAVERTVFYRERAAGMYSALPYAIAQMLCEIPYVFVQTSYYVVLVYAMVSFEWKVEKFFWFFFISFFSFLYFTYYGMMTVSITPNQQVASIFAAAFYGIFNLFSGFFIPRPKIPKWWVWYYWICPVAWTVYGLIVSQYRDVTKVIDVVGTGKNVTIKQYIEDEYGFKSDFLGPVAGVLVAFTLFFAFIFAFCIKTLNFQNR, encoded by the exons ATGGAGGGGGACATAGCAAACTTACCGAGAAGCATAAGCAGGAGCAGGAGCAGGGCGGCGAGTTGGAGGGATGAAGTGTTTGCGAGCGGCCGCTACTCGCGGCGGACGATGAGCGTCAACCAAGATGAAGAGGCACTCATTTGGGCGGCCATAGAGAGGCTGCCGACCTATGACAGGCTAAGGACAAGTATTTTCCAGACTGCTTTAGACACTACCGCCGATGACGCCGCCGCCGCTGCCGCTGCCGCAAGGTTAGAGCGCAGGGAGGTTGATGTGAGGAAGCTTGATATGAATGAGAGACAACAGATCGTTGACAAGATCTTCAAGGTTGCTGAAGAAGATAACGAGAAGTATTTGATCAAGTTCAGAAACAGACTTGAAAA GGTTGGAATCAGGCTTCCAACAGTGGAAGTGAGGTTTCAGAATTTGACAATTGAGGCTGATTGCTATGTTGGAAGCAGAGCCCTCCCAACACTACCAAATGTTGCATTGAACATTCTGGAAGCTGGCCTCAGTATCTTTGGGATTAGTACTACAAAAAGAAGAAGACTCACTATTCTTAAAAATGTCAATGGCATTGTTAAACCTTCCAG GATGGCCCTTTTGCTTGGTCCACCTTCTTCAGGGAAAACCACTCTTTTACTTGCATTGGCTGCAAAATTGGACCCTGAGTTGAGG GTGGAAGGAGAAGTTACTTACAATGGATACAAGACTAAAGAGTTTGTACCAAGAAAGACTTCAGCATACATCAGCCAAAATGATGTACATTTGGGTGAAATGACTGTCAAAGAAACTTTCGATTTTTCGGCTAGATGCCAGGGGGTTGGAACTCGATATG ACTTATTAGCCGAGCTTGCTAGAAGGGAAAAGGATGCTGGCATATTTCCAGAGGCAGAACTTGATCTTTTCATGAAG GCTACAGCAATGGAAGGAATGAAAAGTAATCTAATTACTGACTACACTCTCAAa ATACTGGGGCTTGATATTTGCAAAGATACCGTTGTTGGTGACGATATGCGCAGAGGTATATCTGGTGGACAAAGGAAGCGTGTAACAACAG GAGAAATGATTGTTGGGCCAACAAAAACACTTTTCATGGATGAAATATCAACTGGTCTTGATAGTTCTACAACATATCAGATAGTGAAATGCTTGCAGCAAGTTGTGCATATCACTGAAGCAACCATCCTCATGTCCCTCCTTCAACCTGCTCCAGAGACATTCGAACTCTTTGATGATATCTTCTTAATAGCAGAGGGTCAAGTTGTTTATGAAGGTCCACGTGAGCATATTGTTGAGTTCTTTGAGTCATGTGGGTTTAGATGCCCTGAGAGAAAAGGAACTGCTGATTTCTTACAAGAG GTTACCTCAAAGAAGGATCAAGAACAATATTGGGCAGACAAACACAGACCATACAGATATGTAACAGTGACTGAGTTTGCAAACAAGTTCAAGCAATTCCATGTCGGAATGCAACTCGAGCGAGAACTAGCTGTTCCATTCGACAAGTCAGCAGGACATAGAGCAGCTCTTGTTTTCAAGAAGTACACAGTTCCAAGAATGAAGCTTCTCAAGGCATGTTGGGACAAGGAGTGGCTATTGATCAAGAGGAATGCTTTTGTTTATATCTTCAAAACCGGTCAAATAGTCATTCTTTCAATTATATCTGCAACTGTCTTCTTAAGAACACATATGCACCAGAGGAATGTAAGTGATGGAACTCTTTACATTGGTGGAATCTTGTTCACATTGATCATGAACATGTTCAATGGATTTGCTGAGCTGTCACTCACCATTGCAAGGCTACCAACCTTTTACAAGCACAGAGACCACCTTTTTCATCCTACTTGGGCTTATACACTCCCTAATTTCCTCCTAAGACTCCCCATTTCTATTGTTGAGACTGTTGTTTGGGTTGGTATTACATACTACACCATAGGATTTGCACCTGAAGCTAGCAG GTTCTTCAAGCACTTGTTGTTGACCTTTGTTGTTCAACAAATGGCAGCTGGGTTGTTCAGGCTTATCTCAGGAGTGTGTAGAACAATGATTATTGCTTTTACTGGTGGACCTATGATGTTGCTTATTCTATTTTTACTTGGTGGTTTTATCCTTCCCAAAC GTGACATTCCCAATTGGTGGGTATGGGGATACTGGATTTCACCTCTGGCATATGCTTTCAATGCATATTCTGCAAATgaaatgcttgctccaaggtggAATCATCCA ACTTCAGATGGTTCTCCCACAATTGGTGAAGCTGTATTAAACACCTTTGATGCTCCTAAACACGCATATTGGTATTGGATTGGTTTAGGAGCTCTTCTTGGTTTCACAGTTTTGTTCAATTTTCTCTTCACCCTTTCACTAATTTACCTTGATC ccATTGGAAAGAAACAAGGAATCATAGAAGATGAAAGTGAAATGGAGGTTGGGGGAGACTCTAGAGAAGAACCAAGACTCGCCACGAGGCCTGATCCTAGAA GAGAAGTGGCAATGCAGAGAATGATGAGCAGCCAAAGCGATGCTAGTGCTTCCGGAAACATTGAGTCAGCCACTGGAGTTGCCCCAAAGAGAGGAATGGTTCTACCTTTTCAACCACTTGCTATGTCTTTTGATAGTGTTAACTACTTTGTGGACATGCCACTA GAAATGAGAGACCAAGGAGCAACCGAAGATCGGCTGCAACTGCTTAGGGAGGTAACTGGTGCCTTTAGGCCAGGTGTTCTAACTGCTCTGATGGGAGTTAGTGGAGCTGGAAAAACAACTTTGATGGATGTCTTAGCCGGAAGAAAGACTGGTGGATATGTTGAAGGAGATATTCGAATCTCTGGATTCCCTAAGAATCAAGAAACCTTTGCTAGAATTTCTGGCTACTGTGAACAAACTGATATCCATTCACCTCAAGTTACTATCCATGAATCTTTGATTTACTCAGCCTTCCTTCGGTTACCTAAAGAAGTCAGTCATGACGAAAAGATG AAATTTGTGGAGGAAGTAATGGACTTGGTGGAGCTTAATAGTCTCAAGGATGCAATAGTTGGCCTTCCAGGAGTTACAGGGTTGTCAACTGAACAGAGAAAGAGGCTAACAATAGCAGTTGAACTTGTTGCTAATCCTTCAATCATTTTCATGGATGAGCCTACATCAGGTCTCGACGCAAGAGCGGCCGCCATTGTTATGCGAACCGTGAGAAACACAGTTGACACAGGAAGAACAGTTGTGTGCACAATTCACCAGCCTAGCATTGATATCTTTGAAGCCTTTGATGAG TTGCTATTGATGAAAAGAGGAGGACAAGTGATCTATGCAGGACCATTAGGAAGAAATTCCCACAAGATTATTGAATATTTTGAG GCAATTGAAGGGGTACCAAAGATTAAGGAAATGTATAACCCTGCAACATGGATGTTAGAAGTAAGCTCCATAGCAGCCGAAGTTCGCCTTGGAATGGACTTTGCTGATTACTACAAATCATCTTCCTTGTATCA GCGAAACAAAGCTCTTGTAAATGAGTTAAGCACACCTCCTCCCGGAGCAAATGATCTATACTTCCCAACTCAGTATTCTCAATCAACATGGGGGCAATTCACATCTTGTATATGGAAGCAGTGGATCACTTACTGGAGGAGTCCAGATTATAACCTTGTCAGATTCTTCTTCACATTGGTCACAGCTCTCATGGTGGGGACAATATTTTGGAGAGTTGGCACAAAAAG AAATTCATCTGGTGACTTGAGCAAGATTCTTGGAGCAATGTTTGGTGCTGTTATGTTTGTTGGTATCAACAACTGTCAAACCGTTCAGCCTGTAGTAGCCGTCGAAAGAACAGTGTTTTATAGAGAAAGAGCTGCTGGAATGTACTCAGCTTTGCCTTATGCCATTGCACAG ATGCTTTGTGAAATACCATATGTGTTTGTTCAAACTTCATACTATGTAGTGCTAGTGTATGCTATGGTGAGCTTTGAATGGAAAGTAGAGAAGTTCTTTTGGTTCTTCTTCATCAGCTTCTTCTCCTTTTTGTACTTCACATATTATGGCATGATGACTGTTTCCATCACACCAAACCAACAAGTTGCATCAATCTTCGCCGCCGCGTTCTATGGAATCTTCAATCTCTTCTCTGGTTTCTTCATTCCTAGACCA AAAATTCCAAAATGGTGGGTATGGTACTATTGGATTTGCCCAGTGGCATGGACAGTGTATGGATTAATtgtgtcacaatatagagatgtAACAAAAGTAATCGATGTTGTTGGAACGGGGAAAAATGTTACTATTAAACAGTACATTGAAGACGAATATGGATTCAAGTCAGATTTTTTGGGGCCAGTTGCTGGAGTTTTAGTTGCCTTCACTCTCTTCTTTGCCTTTATATTTGCCTTCTGCATCAAAACATTGAACTTCCAAAACAGATAG